Proteins encoded by one window of Kribbella italica:
- a CDS encoding XRE family transcriptional regulator, protein MASRYAPRTVLAHLIQRRNQTYSEIVAEFVELGGTITERHLRRLASGERAGTTPQTRRTLQRMFGKPVEELLAPYAPEQAAQVVPAPAASGRITTGNEMEVLDMAASRARAFALAAQTGLGSEAMEQVYDDVRHVAKAYPQRPLPEILGQLVETQDLVFALLESRQRPEHLRQLYFLGGVTGGLLAKASHDLGNPHAALTQARTAFLCADNADHHGLRAWVRGLQSLVSYWAGNPHDSVRYAQLGAGYAEQANSTTSVWLPVSEARAWAALGNPDATRAALERAENAWGSVRNDELDDMGGLCTFGRNRQLYYAADALAWLPGEMETAERYSNQAVDAYTDQSHPEWAFGDAAGSHAAMAITRIASGELDGAADAIAPVLGLPAERRINGVVHSARRVHQALRQSGRADDARELQEEIEMFTRTPIQSFPR, encoded by the coding sequence ATGGCGAGTAGGTATGCGCCAAGAACGGTCCTGGCGCACCTGATCCAGCGCCGGAACCAGACCTACTCCGAGATCGTCGCCGAGTTCGTCGAGCTGGGTGGAACCATCACCGAGCGGCACCTGCGGCGCCTCGCATCGGGCGAGCGCGCAGGGACCACTCCACAGACCCGGCGCACCCTGCAACGCATGTTCGGCAAGCCGGTCGAGGAGCTCCTCGCCCCGTACGCCCCCGAGCAGGCAGCCCAGGTGGTGCCGGCACCTGCCGCGAGTGGGCGGATCACGACAGGGAACGAGATGGAGGTACTCGACATGGCTGCCAGCCGTGCGCGGGCTTTTGCCCTCGCGGCCCAGACCGGTCTCGGGAGCGAGGCCATGGAACAGGTGTACGACGACGTCAGGCACGTCGCGAAGGCTTACCCGCAGCGTCCGCTGCCGGAGATCCTCGGCCAACTGGTAGAGACCCAGGACCTGGTCTTCGCGCTGCTGGAGAGCCGGCAGCGCCCGGAGCACCTGCGGCAGCTGTACTTCCTCGGTGGCGTCACCGGCGGTCTGCTGGCGAAGGCCTCCCACGACCTGGGCAACCCGCACGCCGCCCTGACCCAGGCCCGGACGGCGTTCCTGTGCGCCGACAACGCCGACCACCACGGTCTGCGCGCCTGGGTGCGCGGTCTGCAGTCACTGGTCTCGTACTGGGCCGGCAACCCGCACGACTCGGTCCGGTACGCGCAGCTCGGCGCCGGGTACGCGGAGCAGGCCAACAGCACCACCAGCGTCTGGCTCCCGGTCAGCGAGGCCCGCGCCTGGGCCGCGCTCGGCAACCCCGACGCCACCCGCGCCGCCCTGGAGCGCGCGGAGAACGCGTGGGGCTCGGTCCGCAACGACGAGCTCGACGACATGGGCGGCCTGTGCACCTTCGGGCGCAACCGGCAGCTCTACTACGCCGCCGACGCGCTGGCCTGGCTGCCCGGTGAGATGGAGACCGCCGAGCGGTACTCCAACCAGGCCGTCGACGCCTACACCGACCAGTCGCACCCCGAGTGGGCCTTCGGCGACGCGGCCGGCAGCCACGCCGCGATGGCGATCACCCGGATCGCAAGCGGTGAGCTGGACGGCGCCGCCGACGCGATCGCCCCGGTCCTGGGCCTGCCGGCCGAGCGCCGGATCAACGGCGTGGTGCACTCGGCCCGCCGGGTCCACCAGGCCCTGCGGCAGTCCGGTCGCGCCGACGACGCCCGGGAGCTGCAGGAGGAGATCGAGATGTTCACCCGGACGCCGATCCAGAGCTTCCCGCGGTAG
- a CDS encoding MarR family winged helix-turn-helix transcriptional regulator, protein MPSADPVAEVEAAMIAVRRRQTRRVFAAETGGDASQQVLDALEAAGPLGVNGVADALGVDQPRASKLVAAAVTAGLVRRDADQHDGRRTVLVLTDAGRDRLTEVHTHRRARFTGAMQTWSAAEQQTFADLLTRFVSAL, encoded by the coding sequence ATGCCCAGCGCCGATCCGGTCGCCGAGGTCGAGGCCGCGATGATCGCCGTACGCCGCCGCCAGACCCGCCGCGTGTTCGCCGCTGAGACCGGGGGCGACGCGAGTCAGCAGGTCCTCGACGCGCTCGAAGCGGCTGGGCCGCTCGGCGTGAACGGCGTCGCCGATGCCCTCGGCGTCGACCAGCCCCGAGCGAGCAAACTCGTCGCCGCCGCAGTCACCGCAGGGCTCGTACGGCGCGACGCCGACCAGCACGACGGCCGCCGTACGGTCCTGGTCCTGACCGACGCCGGCCGGGACCGCTTGACCGAGGTCCACACCCATCGCCGCGCCCGCTTCACCGGTGCCATGCAGACCTGGTCCGCGGCCGAGCAGCAGACCTTCGCGGACCTGCTGACCCGCTTCGTGTCCGCTCTCTGA
- a CDS encoding GNAT family N-acetyltransferase gives MREVDCVGALIRDSSQRVYVHRRTASRRLFPGIWDVVGGHVEAGETPEEALAREVFEETGWTVRDVLAVVADWEWTYEGRVRRELDYLVTVDGDLSNPRLEEGKHDAGAWVGADDVELLMVGRTDGDRRLLEIVAHAVRIRLTDRLRLVPIGGPVEVLGGHGPDLERLHADPWVAEWYAETLSAEAAVERAAAVHAAWERDGVNKWMAYERAGAELAEGGALVGRGTPAEGGAPVGRGALVGRGGLSRLAADSVVTEQIAALVGLEWAADRLELGWALVESARGRGYATEIGAAGLEFAFGTLGAQAVIAFTEQHNRASRAVMERMGMQYAGEIVAEGLVEGVDSVRPDAPFAVHLTARADQKRT, from the coding sequence ATGCGTGAGGTCGACTGTGTGGGGGCTTTGATCCGGGATTCGTCGCAGCGGGTGTATGTGCATCGGCGGACGGCGTCGCGGCGGTTGTTCCCGGGGATCTGGGATGTCGTGGGCGGGCATGTCGAGGCCGGGGAGACGCCGGAGGAGGCGCTGGCGCGGGAGGTCTTCGAGGAGACCGGGTGGACCGTGCGCGACGTGCTCGCGGTGGTCGCGGACTGGGAGTGGACGTACGAGGGGCGGGTACGGCGGGAGCTCGACTACCTGGTGACCGTCGACGGGGATCTGTCGAATCCGCGGTTGGAGGAGGGAAAGCACGACGCGGGCGCCTGGGTCGGGGCCGACGACGTCGAGTTGCTGATGGTCGGGCGGACCGACGGAGATCGGCGGTTGCTGGAGATCGTGGCGCACGCCGTACGGATCCGGCTGACCGACCGGCTGCGGCTGGTGCCGATCGGTGGGCCGGTGGAGGTCCTGGGCGGACATGGGCCGGACCTGGAGAGGCTGCACGCGGATCCGTGGGTTGCCGAGTGGTACGCCGAGACGCTGTCGGCCGAGGCGGCGGTCGAGCGGGCTGCGGCGGTGCACGCCGCGTGGGAGCGCGACGGGGTGAACAAGTGGATGGCGTACGAGCGAGCGGGCGCGGAGTTGGCCGAGGGCGGGGCGCTGGTCGGGCGCGGGACGCCGGCTGAGGGCGGGGCGCCGGTCGGCCGCGGGGCGCTGGTCGGGCGGGGTGGATTGTCGCGGCTGGCGGCGGACTCGGTGGTGACCGAGCAGATCGCCGCGCTGGTCGGGCTGGAGTGGGCTGCTGATCGGCTCGAGCTGGGGTGGGCGCTGGTGGAGTCCGCGCGCGGACGCGGATATGCGACGGAGATCGGGGCGGCAGGGCTGGAGTTCGCGTTCGGCACGCTGGGCGCTCAGGCGGTGATCGCGTTCACCGAGCAGCACAACCGGGCGTCGCGAGCGGTGATGGAACGGATGGGGATGCAGTACGCCGGCGAGATCGTCGCGGAGGGCCTGGTCGAAGGGGTGGACAGTGTCCGACCGGACGCGCCGTTCGCGGTCCACCTGACGGCCCGGGCGGACCAGAAGCGGACCTGA
- a CDS encoding MDR family MFS transporter: protein MTTEQTDRAAVGLRSERGPILLSVMLSVGLVAIDATILATAVPAVVEDLGGFTQFPWLFSIYLLAQAISVPIYGKLADLRGRKPIMLLGVGLFVLGSILCGFAWSMPALIAFRLIQGLGAGAIQPIGMTIIGDIYSVAERARVQGYIASVWGISSFVGPALGGVFADYISWRWIFFVNIPLGLAAAWVLVRRFHENVVRGTTKPQIDYWGTILLAVGGSLLLLGLLEGGVMWSWDSVASIVILSVSVVLLVAFVLVERKAPEPVLPLWVLGHRVLNSANSSALLIGVLMVGLSTYVPLYAQGVLGTSALVAGFALAAMTLGWPIAASLAGRIYLRVGFRTTMLLGAVIVVIGSGLLLTVSSDSSVLYLALACFVIGLGLGFSASPGVVAAQSSVDWRSRGVVTGANMFARSVGSAVGVAVFGAVANGVVASRLGDSHEDLEHLSGDVLAPAIHDVYYGAALAAVLLVVAVVFMPNRVEEQPRDTP from the coding sequence ATGACTACCGAGCAGACCGACCGCGCCGCCGTTGGACTGCGGTCCGAACGCGGACCGATTCTCCTGTCCGTGATGCTCAGCGTCGGACTGGTCGCCATCGACGCGACGATCCTCGCGACCGCCGTACCGGCCGTGGTCGAGGACCTCGGCGGCTTCACCCAGTTCCCTTGGCTCTTCAGCATCTACCTGTTGGCCCAGGCGATCTCGGTCCCGATCTACGGCAAGCTCGCCGACCTGCGCGGGCGCAAACCGATCATGCTGCTCGGCGTCGGGCTGTTCGTGCTCGGGTCGATCCTGTGCGGCTTCGCCTGGAGCATGCCGGCGCTGATCGCCTTCCGGCTGATCCAGGGCCTCGGCGCGGGCGCGATCCAGCCGATCGGGATGACGATCATCGGCGACATCTACTCGGTCGCCGAGCGAGCCCGCGTGCAGGGCTACATCGCGAGCGTCTGGGGCATCTCGTCGTTCGTCGGGCCGGCCCTCGGTGGTGTGTTCGCCGACTACATCTCGTGGCGCTGGATCTTCTTCGTGAACATCCCGCTCGGCCTGGCCGCGGCCTGGGTGCTGGTCCGGCGCTTCCACGAGAACGTCGTCCGCGGAACCACCAAGCCGCAGATCGACTACTGGGGCACGATCCTGCTCGCGGTCGGCGGTTCGCTGCTGCTGCTCGGGCTGCTCGAGGGCGGCGTGATGTGGTCGTGGGACTCGGTCGCGAGCATCGTGATCCTGTCCGTTTCGGTGGTGCTGCTCGTCGCGTTCGTTCTGGTCGAGCGGAAGGCGCCGGAGCCGGTGCTGCCGTTGTGGGTGCTCGGGCACCGGGTGCTGAACTCGGCGAACTCATCGGCGCTGCTGATCGGCGTACTGATGGTCGGGCTGTCGACGTACGTGCCGCTGTACGCGCAGGGCGTGTTGGGGACGAGTGCGCTGGTCGCCGGGTTCGCGCTGGCGGCGATGACGCTCGGGTGGCCGATCGCGGCGTCGCTGGCCGGGCGGATCTATCTGCGGGTCGGGTTCCGGACGACGATGCTGCTCGGGGCGGTGATCGTGGTGATCGGGTCCGGACTGCTGCTCACGGTGTCGTCGGACAGCTCGGTGCTCTACCTCGCGCTGGCCTGCTTCGTGATCGGGCTCGGGCTCGGGTTCTCCGCGTCGCCCGGGGTGGTCGCGGCGCAGTCCTCGGTGGACTGGCGCAGTCGCGGGGTGGTGACGGGCGCCAACATGTTCGCCCGGTCGGTCGGGAGCGCGGTCGGGGTCGCGGTCTTCGGAGCGGTGGCGAACGGTGTGGTCGCCTCCCGGCTGGGTGACTCGCACGAGGATCTGGAGCACCTGTCGGGCGACGTACTGGCCCCGGCGATCCACGACGTGTACTACGGCGCTGCCCTGGCCGCGGTGCTGCTGGTCGTCGCGGTGGTCTTCATGCCGAACCGCGTCGAGGAGCAGCCGCGCGACACGCCCTAG
- a CDS encoding NACHT domain-containing protein, with protein sequence MRAVLRVVLVVLTLSLTLVLLPIAINVGTGGTAPAFLTPYVGWTWPVIGVLWLIAIVTGVWELRSRRTGTLSIRSADQPRNRPNALARVDRYLSERVAGSLAQYTRLALDLDESPEAVVRPYDLLVQPLHGTEPEIRENADIAKAFDDLQDSVLILGAPGAGKTTLLLDLARTLAAKAHQDPDQPIPVLVDLSGWTGPITTRREDDDPGDSPLLAGFVRWLLRDLNSRYQIPAAVGRVWLRRGRLALLLDGVDEIALQHRVKLAPALEELQQRYLVGQLAVTCRIADYARLPQPLKLYGAVRIRPLTRRQVLDYFTSVGAELAGARAAMEQDDDLWDLITSPLMLNVMALAYQGRDAEEVAAGAVADHRRALFDTFISEVLSRARPASRQYDSRTALRSLWCLAWWTRTRAGDRTAVPRWLTPNGWYGLSLPSIGYLVHRVCLPALFAGLVGGAALAITALYGVLAGVAVGATSLLLVHIRPRPWQPLRKSPGQPSALVAAAMTAVGAVAGFASSLAGASVFAALPRWLALLLLATAVAASYAFELIVSDGPRRRLLLLIRLAVVTTGTTLALTQLDHQDAFLASATVGLIVAQGIRVVKALPMDHQVRQYDDARDLMDLWVVAGLAAAVTVALALGADPGWTQVEAILGIVTGVVAAKAWRRRPALFAGPMSRLMHGLLLRWTGYLPWRRRAFLQYAADRYVLTRTGRGEYAFIHLLVRDHLAECQPDLLAAKVDQRTTSRRQRSTR encoded by the coding sequence ATGCGCGCAGTGCTGAGGGTCGTCCTCGTCGTGCTCACCCTGTCCCTCACGCTCGTACTGCTGCCGATCGCGATCAACGTCGGCACCGGCGGCACCGCGCCCGCCTTCCTCACGCCGTACGTCGGCTGGACGTGGCCCGTGATCGGCGTGCTCTGGCTGATCGCGATCGTCACCGGCGTCTGGGAGCTCCGCAGCCGCCGGACCGGCACGCTCTCGATCCGTTCCGCCGACCAGCCCCGCAACCGCCCGAACGCCCTGGCCCGCGTCGACCGCTACCTCTCCGAGCGCGTCGCCGGCTCGCTCGCGCAGTACACCCGCCTCGCGCTCGACCTCGACGAGAGCCCGGAAGCCGTCGTCCGCCCGTACGACCTGCTGGTCCAGCCGCTGCACGGCACCGAACCGGAGATCCGCGAGAACGCCGACATCGCGAAGGCCTTCGACGACCTGCAGGACTCGGTCCTCATCCTCGGCGCTCCCGGAGCGGGCAAGACCACCCTCCTGCTCGACCTGGCTCGCACGCTCGCGGCCAAGGCTCACCAGGACCCGGACCAACCGATCCCGGTCCTCGTCGACCTCTCCGGCTGGACCGGCCCGATCACCACCCGGCGCGAGGACGACGACCCCGGCGACAGCCCGCTGCTGGCCGGCTTCGTCCGCTGGCTGCTGCGCGACCTCAACAGCCGCTACCAGATCCCCGCCGCCGTCGGCCGGGTCTGGCTCCGCCGTGGCCGGCTAGCTCTCCTGCTGGATGGTGTGGACGAGATAGCCCTGCAGCACCGAGTCAAACTCGCCCCTGCCCTGGAGGAGCTCCAGCAGCGCTACCTGGTCGGCCAGCTCGCCGTCACCTGCCGCATCGCCGACTACGCCCGCCTCCCGCAGCCCCTCAAGCTGTACGGCGCAGTGCGCATCCGCCCGCTGACCCGCCGCCAGGTCCTCGACTACTTCACCTCCGTCGGCGCTGAGCTGGCGGGCGCCCGGGCCGCGATGGAGCAGGACGACGACCTCTGGGACCTGATCACCTCGCCGCTGATGCTGAACGTGATGGCGCTCGCCTACCAGGGCCGCGACGCCGAGGAGGTCGCCGCAGGCGCAGTCGCCGACCACCGCCGCGCCCTGTTCGACACCTTCATCTCCGAAGTCCTGTCCCGCGCCCGCCCGGCCAGTCGCCAGTACGACTCACGCACAGCCCTCCGATCCCTGTGGTGCCTGGCCTGGTGGACCCGCACCCGAGCCGGCGACCGCACGGCCGTCCCGCGCTGGCTAACCCCCAACGGCTGGTACGGCCTGTCGCTCCCATCCATCGGCTACCTGGTCCACCGGGTCTGTCTGCCCGCCCTCTTCGCCGGCCTGGTCGGCGGAGCAGCACTCGCCATCACCGCCCTGTACGGCGTACTGGCGGGCGTAGCCGTCGGCGCCACCAGCCTGCTGCTGGTCCACATCCGCCCCCGCCCGTGGCAACCGCTCCGCAAGAGCCCAGGCCAGCCCAGCGCCCTGGTCGCAGCAGCCATGACCGCCGTCGGCGCAGTCGCAGGCTTCGCCTCATCCCTAGCAGGCGCCTCGGTCTTCGCAGCCCTCCCCAGATGGCTGGCCCTGCTCCTCCTCGCCACCGCCGTAGCCGCGTCGTACGCCTTCGAGCTGATCGTCTCCGACGGCCCCCGCCGGCGCCTGCTCCTCCTCATCCGCCTGGCAGTAGTCACCACCGGCACCACACTCGCCCTGACCCAGCTGGACCACCAAGACGCTTTCCTGGCCTCGGCCACCGTCGGCCTAATCGTTGCCCAAGGCATCAGAGTCGTGAAGGCTCTCCCCATGGACCACCAGGTCCGCCAGTACGACGACGCCCGAGACCTGATGGACCTCTGGGTTGTCGCAGGCCTGGCCGCAGCCGTCACAGTCGCCCTGGCTCTAGGAGCCGACCCCGGCTGGACCCAAGTCGAAGCGATCCTGGGCATCGTCACCGGCGTAGTAGCCGCCAAAGCCTGGCGCCGCCGCCCCGCCCTCTTCGCCGGCCCCATGTCCCGCCTCATGCACGGCCTACTCCTCCGCTGGACCGGCTACCTCCCCTGGCGCCGTCGAGCCTTCCTCCAGTACGCCGCCGACCGCTACGTCCTCACCCGGACCGGCCGCGGCGAGTACGCCTTCATCCACCTCCTGGTCCGCGACCACCTCGCCGAATGCCAACCGGACCTCCTCGCCGCCAAGGTCGACCAACGCACGACAAGCCGCAGGCAGCGCTCAACCCGCTAG
- a CDS encoding NUDIX hydrolase, with product MPAAKEGDRVNFPSYPHEVLAVVLSVRDGRLCVLLWKRARSPHRDRWALPGGGVESTERFRDAITGHLAAKVDVRDVAHLEQLATHSRVDRDPRTRVVATGYLGLVPSDVQPDLPSDTAWHPVEDLPRTAFDHHYFIDAATGRLRAKLSYTNIGFALAPLEFTIAELRDLFGAALGYQPGATNLTRVLTRRHVIDPTDRRASSGQSGGRPATVYKFVTRELTVTDPFAVLRPPR from the coding sequence GTGCCGGCAGCCAAGGAAGGTGATCGGGTTAACTTCCCGAGTTATCCCCACGAAGTACTCGCGGTGGTCCTCTCCGTCCGCGACGGCAGGTTGTGCGTCCTGCTGTGGAAGCGCGCCCGGAGTCCGCACCGGGACCGATGGGCCCTTCCCGGCGGCGGCGTCGAGTCCACCGAGAGGTTCCGGGACGCCATCACCGGGCACCTCGCCGCGAAGGTCGACGTCCGCGACGTCGCGCACCTGGAGCAGCTGGCCACCCACAGCCGGGTCGACCGTGATCCCCGGACCCGGGTGGTGGCCACGGGCTATCTCGGCCTGGTTCCGTCCGACGTCCAGCCGGACCTTCCGTCCGACACGGCGTGGCATCCGGTCGAGGATCTGCCGCGGACCGCGTTCGACCACCACTACTTCATCGACGCCGCGACCGGGCGGCTGCGCGCGAAGCTCTCGTACACGAACATCGGGTTCGCGCTGGCTCCGCTCGAGTTCACCATCGCGGAACTGCGGGACCTGTTCGGTGCGGCCCTGGGCTACCAGCCCGGCGCCACCAACCTCACCCGCGTCCTGACGCGCCGGCACGTGATCGACCCGACCGATCGGCGAGCCAGCTCCGGCCAGTCCGGTGGACGCCCGGCCACCGTCTACAAGTTCGTGACCCGCGAGCTCACCGTCACCGACCCGTTCGCGGTCCTCCGGCCGCCCCGATGA